In Streptomyces canus, one DNA window encodes the following:
- a CDS encoding sensor histidine kinase has product MTDNAWTRWPSREALGREATTRPRRLLGWVTRSLVLAMLLWGAFNSSHVQGWGVLGAVAGILLSAVVAWALFRTTLEHRLWPSLALYGVLLAIAVAAQAADFGVVALVLWCGCAITALERLPIAAALPVTVSALALYAAVNDDVWLTTLATTAGLALAGYVLRLDAEARGNAQQLLNQERAARAAEAESAALAERARIAREIHDVLAHSLSAQLVHLEAARLLIEGGADRDQILERVVAARGMARDGLAETRQALSALRGDMTPLEEFLTQLVGTADGAETTISGERRPLPAEASQAVRRVAQEALTNVRKHAPGAKIRVWLDYAGDQVTLVVRDSGGSPGELTATGGGYGLLGMRERAELLGGSLDAGPDDEGFVVTLKVPV; this is encoded by the coding sequence GTGACGGACAACGCCTGGACCCGCTGGCCATCCCGGGAGGCACTCGGGCGTGAGGCGACCACGCGTCCCCGGCGCCTGCTCGGCTGGGTCACGCGGTCGCTGGTACTCGCCATGCTCCTCTGGGGCGCTTTCAACAGCAGCCATGTCCAGGGCTGGGGCGTGCTCGGAGCAGTGGCGGGAATCCTCCTGTCCGCAGTCGTCGCCTGGGCACTCTTCCGCACCACCCTGGAGCACCGGCTCTGGCCCTCCCTGGCGCTCTACGGCGTCCTCCTGGCGATCGCCGTCGCCGCCCAGGCCGCCGACTTCGGAGTCGTCGCCCTCGTCCTGTGGTGCGGCTGCGCCATCACCGCTCTGGAACGGCTGCCCATTGCCGCCGCCCTGCCGGTGACCGTGAGCGCTCTCGCCCTCTACGCCGCCGTCAACGACGACGTGTGGCTGACCACCCTGGCCACGACGGCGGGGCTCGCCCTGGCCGGCTACGTCCTGCGGTTGGACGCCGAGGCCCGCGGCAACGCGCAGCAGCTGCTCAACCAGGAGCGGGCCGCGCGGGCGGCCGAGGCGGAGTCGGCCGCACTCGCGGAGCGGGCCCGTATCGCTCGGGAGATCCACGACGTGCTGGCCCACAGTCTCTCCGCCCAGCTCGTGCACCTGGAGGCGGCCCGGCTGCTGATCGAGGGCGGCGCGGACCGGGACCAGATCCTCGAAAGGGTGGTGGCGGCCCGGGGCATGGCCCGCGACGGTCTCGCGGAGACCCGGCAGGCGCTGTCGGCTCTGCGGGGTGACATGACTCCGCTGGAGGAATTCCTGACCCAGCTCGTCGGGACGGCCGACGGAGCCGAGACCACCATTTCGGGTGAGCGCAGACCGTTGCCGGCCGAGGCGTCGCAGGCCGTGCGCAGGGTCGCGCAGGAGGCACTGACCAATGTCCGCAAGCATGCCCCGGGAGCCAAGATCCGGGTGTGGCTGGATTACGCCGGGGACCAGGTGACGCTGGTCGTGCGGGACTCGGGCGGTTCGCCTGGTGAACTCACCGCCACCGGAGGCGGGTACGGTCTGCTGGGGATGCGGGAGCGCGCCGAACTGCTGGGCGGTTCGCTGGACGCCGGGCCGGACGACGAAGGGTTCGTGGTGACGTTGAAGGTGCCGGTATGA
- a CDS encoding DUF1453 domain-containing protein codes for MSGLVDALLIVVAVVVVIARQFRASRIDTGRRWWLLPAVLAVVALREPGLVDAHHRTASAALLTAELLTGLAIGAGWAWTSRIWTEPDGAVWSRSTKASGAVWAAGIGLRVGLFALGAALGVHQDSSALLLALAATLLVRSGILVGRAHSLRPAPASVPAYGEPMFRYTGKERV; via the coding sequence ATGTCCGGGCTCGTCGACGCGTTGCTGATCGTGGTCGCGGTGGTCGTGGTGATCGCCCGGCAGTTCCGGGCGAGCCGGATCGACACCGGTCGGCGCTGGTGGCTGTTGCCCGCTGTCCTCGCCGTCGTGGCACTTCGCGAACCGGGGCTGGTGGACGCCCATCACCGCACGGCATCGGCAGCCCTGCTCACCGCCGAGCTGCTCACCGGCCTCGCCATCGGGGCCGGCTGGGCCTGGACGAGCCGGATATGGACGGAGCCGGACGGCGCGGTGTGGAGCAGGAGTACCAAGGCGAGCGGGGCCGTCTGGGCCGCCGGCATCGGACTGCGCGTGGGCCTCTTCGCGCTCGGCGCGGCGCTCGGTGTCCACCAGGACTCCTCCGCACTGCTGCTCGCCCTGGCGGCCACCCTGCTCGTGCGCTCCGGGATACTCGTCGGGCGAGCGCACTCCCTGCGTCCTGCCCCCGCATCCGTCCCGGCGTACGGTGAGCCCATGTTCCGGTACACGGGGAAGGAACGCGTGTGA
- a CDS encoding DNA gyrase/topoisomerase IV subunit B translates to MTAETSVPSTALLAGADRDGSNYTARHLLVLEGLEAVRKRPGMYIGSTDSRGLMHCLWEIIDNSVDEALGEYCDHIEVILHDDASVEVRDNGRGIPVDVEPKTGLSGVEVVMTKLHAGGKFGGGSYAASGGLHGVGASVVNALSARLDVEVDRGGHTHAISFRRGVPGAFAANGADAKFEAASGLRKTKRIPKTRNGTRVRYWADRQIFLKDAKLSLENLHQRARQTAFLVPGLTIVVRDEYGLGEGGSKGEESFRFDGGISEFCEYLATDKPVNDVLRFSGQGTFKETVPVLDDHGQMTPTEVTRELGVDVAMRWGTGYDTTLKSFVNIIATPKGGTHVAGFEQAVAKTMNEVLRAKKLLRVAEDDIVKDDALEGLTAVVTVRLAEPQFEGQTKEVLGTSAARRIVSTVISKELKAFLTSTKRDAAAQARVVMEKAVAAARTRIAARQHKDAQRRKTALESSSLPAKLADCRSDDVDRSELFIVEGDSALGTAKLARNSEFQALLPIRGKILNVQKSSVTDMLKNVECGAIIQVIGAGSGRTFDIDAARYGKIIMMTDADVDGSHIRCLLLTLFQRYMRPMVEAGRVFAAVPPLHRIELVQPKKGQDKYVYTYSDRELREKLLEFQSKGVRYKDSIQRYKGLGEMDADQLAETTMDPRHRTLRRINLADLEAAEQVFDLLMGNDVAPRKEFISGSAATLDRSRIDA, encoded by the coding sequence GTGACCGCCGAAACGTCCGTGCCGTCCACAGCTCTGCTGGCAGGAGCAGACCGGGACGGTTCCAACTACACCGCGCGGCACCTGCTCGTCCTCGAGGGGCTCGAGGCCGTACGCAAGCGCCCGGGAATGTACATCGGCTCGACCGACAGTCGTGGTCTGATGCACTGTCTGTGGGAGATCATCGACAACTCCGTCGACGAAGCCCTGGGCGAGTACTGCGACCACATCGAGGTGATCCTCCACGACGACGCCTCCGTGGAGGTCCGGGACAACGGCCGGGGCATCCCGGTCGACGTCGAGCCCAAGACGGGCCTGTCCGGTGTAGAGGTCGTCATGACCAAGCTGCACGCCGGTGGCAAGTTCGGCGGCGGCTCGTATGCCGCCTCCGGCGGTCTGCACGGCGTGGGCGCCTCCGTGGTGAACGCCTTGTCCGCGCGGCTGGACGTCGAGGTGGACCGTGGTGGCCACACTCACGCGATCAGTTTCCGGCGCGGCGTGCCGGGTGCCTTCGCGGCGAACGGCGCCGATGCCAAGTTCGAGGCCGCGAGCGGCCTGCGCAAGACCAAGAGGATCCCCAAGACCCGGAACGGCACGCGCGTGCGGTACTGGGCCGACCGGCAGATCTTCCTCAAGGACGCCAAGCTCTCCCTGGAGAACCTGCACCAGCGCGCTCGTCAGACCGCGTTCCTGGTGCCGGGCCTGACCATCGTCGTCCGCGACGAGTACGGCCTGGGCGAGGGCGGCAGCAAGGGCGAGGAGTCCTTCCGCTTCGACGGCGGCATCAGCGAGTTCTGCGAGTACCTGGCCACCGACAAGCCGGTCAACGACGTCCTCCGCTTCTCCGGGCAAGGCACGTTCAAGGAGACCGTCCCGGTTCTCGACGACCACGGCCAGATGACGCCCACCGAGGTCACCCGAGAACTCGGTGTGGATGTCGCGATGCGTTGGGGGACCGGCTACGACACGACCCTGAAGTCGTTCGTCAACATCATCGCCACGCCCAAGGGCGGCACCCATGTCGCCGGCTTCGAACAGGCCGTCGCCAAGACGATGAACGAAGTGCTGCGCGCCAAGAAGCTGCTGCGCGTCGCCGAGGACGACATCGTCAAGGACGACGCCCTCGAGGGCCTGACGGCGGTCGTCACCGTCCGCCTCGCCGAGCCGCAGTTCGAGGGCCAGACCAAGGAAGTCCTCGGCACGTCGGCGGCCCGTCGCATCGTGAGCACCGTGATCTCCAAGGAGCTCAAGGCGTTCCTGACGTCCACGAAACGGGACGCCGCGGCCCAGGCCCGGGTCGTCATGGAGAAGGCGGTCGCCGCCGCGCGCACGCGTATCGCGGCCCGTCAGCACAAGGACGCACAGCGCCGGAAGACGGCCCTGGAGTCCTCCTCGCTGCCCGCCAAGCTCGCCGACTGCCGAAGCGACGACGTCGACCGAAGCGAACTGTTCATCGTCGAGGGTGACTCCGCGCTCGGCACGGCGAAGCTCGCCCGGAACTCCGAGTTCCAGGCGCTGCTGCCCATCCGCGGCAAGATCCTCAACGTCCAGAAGTCGTCCGTCACGGACATGCTCAAGAACGTCGAGTGCGGTGCGATCATCCAGGTCATAGGAGCAGGCTCCGGCCGGACCTTCGACATCGACGCCGCCCGCTACGGCAAGATCATCATGATGACCGACGCCGACGTCGACGGCTCTCACATCCGGTGCCTGCTGCTGACGCTGTTCCAGCGCTACATGCGGCCCATGGTCGAGGCGGGGCGGGTGTTCGCCGCGGTGCCGCCGCTGCACCGCATCGAGCTCGTCCAGCCGAAGAAGGGGCAGGACAAGTACGTCTACACGTACTCGGACCGTGAGCTGCGCGAGAAGCTGCTCGAGTTCCAGAGCAAGGGGGTCCGGTACAAGGACTCCATCCAGCGGTACAAGGGTCTGGGCGAGATGGACGCCGATCAGCTGGCCGAGACGACGATGGATCCGCGGCACCGGACGCTGCGGCGGATCAACCTCGCCGACCTGGAGGCCGCGGAGCAGGTCTTCGATCTGCTGATGGGCAATGACGTGGCGCCGCGGAAGGAGTTCATCTCCGGGTCTGCGGCGACCCTCGATCGGTCGCGTATCGACGCATAG
- a CDS encoding DUF7455 domain-containing protein: MTTVLTPASPLTAADRCDRCGAQAYVRVVLLSGGELLFCAHHGRKFEPELKKIAAEIQDETERLTSVPASVSEEER; the protein is encoded by the coding sequence GTGACTACTGTTCTGACCCCCGCGAGCCCGCTGACGGCCGCTGACCGCTGCGACCGCTGCGGCGCCCAGGCGTACGTGCGCGTCGTGCTGCTCAGCGGCGGAGAACTGCTCTTCTGCGCCCACCACGGTCGCAAGTTCGAGCCGGAACTCAAGAAGATCGCCGCTGAGATACAGGACGAGACGGAGCGACTCACGTCTGTTCCGGCATCCGTCTCAGAAGAAGAGCGCTGA